The Leucobacter chromiiresistens genome has a window encoding:
- a CDS encoding ABC transporter permease, translating into MASSSSTLARPLAGPTGFGRARGGRTGRPAPRPRARLDGLGAVRVALWCAVAALVLVPIAAILALAATGGGWSALGDPDVLGAARNSLVSAALSAVLAVVIGTALALLLERTDLPGRRALRMLALSPMLMPPFVGAIAWLSLLGPSSTVNTLWSQRFGAPLWNLYGGDGVVFLLTLHSYPIAMMIVTAALRRVPADLEQAARIAGSSAPRALWEVTTPLLRPAMLSSLTLIAVSNLADFGIPSIIGLPERYVTLSTLVYRYLQSGTVDDPLAVVSAIGFVLLVIALLGVVVDLMRARTRVELDAQAGSPALLPLGRARAAVGALTATVVLAATVLPLITLAIQSLLPAPGVPLSPETVTLASFGRALGASGTLTGIGNSLMLATLAGLICGVLGLGIGTFVTRTRARSNPALLGLSLLPQAIPGLVIAVAWLVIAPRIGLYNTPWLILCAYLTSFLALVVQSVHAPLSATPTTAEEAARVSGATRLRALWDISCRMAVPAAISGAVLVALTAVRELTLSVLLLSPGSQTLGVVIFNLQQAGAYNASSALSLIVAVVGLAGLGLTARTPR; encoded by the coding sequence ATGGCCTCTTCCAGTAGCACCCTCGCCCGGCCGCTCGCGGGCCCGACCGGCTTCGGCCGGGCCCGTGGGGGCCGCACTGGCCGCCCCGCACCACGGCCGCGCGCCCGGCTCGACGGCCTCGGAGCGGTGCGCGTCGCCCTGTGGTGCGCGGTCGCCGCGCTCGTGCTCGTGCCGATCGCCGCGATCCTCGCGCTGGCCGCGACCGGCGGCGGCTGGTCGGCGCTCGGCGATCCCGACGTGCTCGGAGCCGCACGCAACTCCCTCGTCTCCGCCGCGCTCTCGGCCGTGCTCGCCGTGGTGATCGGCACCGCCCTCGCCCTGCTGCTCGAGCGCACCGACCTGCCGGGCCGCCGCGCGCTCCGCATGCTCGCGCTCAGCCCCATGCTCATGCCGCCCTTCGTCGGCGCGATCGCGTGGCTCAGCCTCCTCGGCCCGTCGTCGACCGTCAACACGCTCTGGTCGCAGCGCTTCGGGGCGCCCCTGTGGAACCTGTACGGCGGCGACGGCGTCGTCTTCCTCCTCACCCTCCACAGCTACCCGATCGCGATGATGATCGTCACGGCGGCCCTCCGCCGCGTGCCCGCGGACCTCGAGCAGGCGGCCCGCATCGCCGGCTCGTCGGCGCCGCGCGCGCTCTGGGAGGTCACCACTCCGCTGCTGCGCCCCGCTATGCTCTCCTCGCTCACCCTCATCGCCGTGTCGAACCTCGCCGACTTCGGCATCCCCTCGATCATCGGCCTCCCCGAGCGCTACGTCACCCTCTCCACGCTCGTCTACCGCTACCTCCAGTCGGGCACGGTCGACGACCCGCTGGCCGTGGTCTCGGCCATCGGCTTCGTGCTGCTCGTCATCGCGCTGCTCGGCGTCGTCGTCGACCTCATGCGCGCACGCACCCGCGTCGAGCTCGACGCCCAGGCCGGCTCGCCGGCGCTGCTCCCCCTCGGCCGTGCACGCGCCGCAGTCGGGGCGCTGACGGCGACCGTCGTGCTGGCGGCCACCGTGCTCCCGCTCATCACGCTCGCGATCCAGTCGCTGCTGCCCGCCCCGGGCGTGCCGCTGAGCCCCGAGACCGTGACGCTCGCGAGCTTCGGCCGCGCCCTCGGCGCCTCGGGCACGCTCACCGGCATCGGCAACTCGCTCATGCTCGCGACCCTCGCCGGGCTCATCTGCGGGGTGCTCGGGCTCGGGATCGGCACGTTCGTCACCCGCACCCGCGCGCGCAGCAACCCCGCGCTGCTCGGCCTCTCCCTGCTGCCCCAGGCGATTCCAGGGCTCGTCATCGCCGTCGCGTGGCTCGTAATCGCGCCGCGGATCGGACTGTACAACACGCCGTGGCTGATCCTCTGCGCCTACCTGACGTCGTTCCTCGCGCTCGTGGTGCAGTCGGTGCACGCCCCGCTCTCCGCGACGCCGACCACCGCCGAGGAGGCGGCGCGCGTCTCCGGCGCCACCCGCCTGCGGGCGCTCTGGGACATCTCGTGCCGCATGGCCGTGCCCGCCGCGATCTCCGGCGCCGTGCTCGTCGCGCTCACGGCCGTGCGCGAGCTCACCCTCTCCGTGCTGCTGCTCTCGCCCGGGTCGCAGACGCTCGGAGTGGTCATCTTCAACCTGCAGCAGGCCGGCGCCTACAACGCGTCGTCAGCGCTCTCCCTCATCGTCGCCGTCGTCGGGCTCGCCGGCCTCGGCCTCACCGCCCGCACCCCCCGTTAG
- a CDS encoding ABC transporter substrate-binding protein, producing MSRNRSTGVIAAFALSALALTGCAASADAADTSATDAAEASTITLYTSEPQEKIDAIVAAFGEQHPEITVDVFRAGTGDLTARIAAEEKAGDIGADLLLAADAGTFEDYAERDLLLEYASPEAEAINQDLVDPEHFYVGTRLLPTVIAVNTNAIDEAPTSWQDLTDPEYAGKIAMPNPDVSGAAAYNAAVWLDEDALGLAWLEGLAANEPLIAESNGPVSQAVAEGSSPVGIVVDSLVRDLAAAGSPIEAVYPEEGVPFVSQPVGIFADTEEAEASQLFVDFLISREGQEIAASQSYLPIRDDVESPEGAPAIGDITLLNPDLETIRASQADAVETFNGLFQ from the coding sequence ATGTCTCGTAATCGCTCCACCGGCGTCATCGCCGCCTTCGCCCTATCGGCCCTCGCACTCACCGGCTGCGCCGCCTCGGCAGACGCCGCCGATACCAGCGCCACCGACGCTGCGGAGGCGTCGACCATCACCCTCTACACCTCCGAGCCGCAGGAGAAGATCGACGCGATCGTCGCAGCGTTCGGCGAGCAGCACCCCGAGATCACGGTCGACGTCTTCCGCGCCGGCACCGGAGACCTCACCGCACGCATCGCCGCCGAGGAGAAGGCGGGCGACATCGGCGCCGATCTGCTCCTCGCCGCCGACGCCGGCACGTTCGAGGACTACGCGGAGCGCGACCTGCTGCTCGAGTACGCATCCCCCGAGGCGGAGGCGATCAACCAGGATCTCGTCGACCCCGAGCACTTCTACGTCGGCACGCGCCTCCTGCCGACCGTCATCGCCGTCAACACGAACGCGATCGACGAGGCGCCGACCTCGTGGCAGGATCTCACCGACCCCGAGTACGCGGGCAAGATCGCGATGCCGAACCCCGACGTCTCGGGGGCCGCAGCCTACAACGCGGCGGTGTGGCTCGACGAGGACGCGCTCGGCTTGGCTTGGCTCGAGGGCCTCGCCGCCAACGAGCCGCTCATCGCCGAGAGCAACGGCCCGGTCTCGCAGGCCGTCGCCGAGGGCAGCAGCCCCGTCGGCATCGTGGTCGACTCCCTCGTGCGCGACCTCGCCGCGGCGGGATCGCCCATCGAGGCCGTCTACCCGGAGGAGGGCGTTCCGTTCGTGTCGCAGCCGGTCGGCATCTTCGCCGACACCGAGGAGGCCGAGGCGTCGCAGCTCTTCGTCGACTTCCTCATCAGCCGGGAGGGGCAGGAGATCGCCGCATCGCAGTCGTACCTGCCGATCCGCGACGACGTCGAGAGCCCCGAGGGCGCACCCGCGATCGGCGACATCACGCTGCTGAACCCCGACCTCGAGACCATCCGGGCGTCACAGGCCGACGCCGTCGAGACGTTCAATGGCCTCTTCCAGTAG